The following proteins are co-located in the Dyadobacter chenwenxiniae genome:
- a CDS encoding plastocyanin/azurin family copper-binding protein, which produces MKNILLTTLISLGCVSAYAQSKQNKEDDFYRIITIPIPENIKMEVGGMQVLPDGRLATSTRRGEVWMIGNPYLKGDGQPSFHRFASGLHEPLGLLYRGKDFLISQRGEVTRLVDTDNDGVADVYDSFAKWPLSGNYHQYSYGPVPMPNGELLVTLNLDWVGRGASQSKWRGWMLKLGEDGKLTPFATGLRSPSGFGSYKGDIFYTENQGDWVGSGRMTHLEKGDFAGNPAGLRWSKEEGSPVKLTPSDVPNTGEPLYDVAKKLPGLKAPAVWFPHTLVGISTSDFKEDVTNGAFGPFAGQMFVGDQGHSIITRVDLEKVNGVWQGTVFPFREGFMSGILRMEWGLDGSMFVGQTSRGWSATGKQEFGIQRLVWTGKMPFEMKNVHSMPDGFEITFTSPVDKKAAADQDAYKLNSFTYKYHQTYGSPIINTQEVPLKGIVVSEDGLKVRLVLDPALLRKGYIHEIKADGVKGADGNPLLHATGYYTLNEIASGNPVSASAFTTTVKAAAVDHSAHAAAASAEPANSAPSAKRVVDMPASWTNGPDQTITIGTVPGLKFDISEIQVKAGSRVKIVFNNNDDMLHNLVITKPGTANAVGEAGLNLGLKGSEMNYVPKSNDVLFHSNIVEPEKSESIYFVAPKQAGTYQYVCTFPGHYTLMQGKLKVTK; this is translated from the coding sequence ATGAAAAATATACTATTAACGACCCTGATATCACTTGGATGTGTCTCGGCGTATGCGCAATCGAAGCAAAACAAAGAGGATGATTTTTACCGGATCATTACCATTCCCATTCCTGAGAACATTAAAATGGAAGTCGGCGGCATGCAAGTGCTTCCGGATGGCCGTCTCGCCACTTCCACCCGTCGTGGTGAAGTTTGGATGATCGGTAACCCGTATTTGAAGGGCGACGGGCAGCCTTCTTTTCACCGTTTTGCTTCCGGGCTGCACGAACCGCTTGGGCTTCTGTATCGGGGAAAGGATTTCCTGATCTCACAACGCGGTGAAGTAACCCGGCTTGTAGATACGGACAACGATGGTGTTGCAGATGTTTATGATTCTTTTGCAAAATGGCCGTTGTCAGGAAATTATCACCAATATTCGTACGGTCCTGTGCCCATGCCGAATGGTGAACTGCTGGTAACTCTGAACCTGGACTGGGTTGGACGCGGCGCAAGCCAGTCCAAATGGAGAGGCTGGATGCTGAAACTGGGTGAAGACGGAAAACTGACGCCCTTTGCAACAGGTCTCCGCTCCCCCTCCGGCTTCGGATCGTATAAAGGCGATATCTTTTATACCGAGAACCAGGGAGACTGGGTTGGTTCAGGTCGTATGACGCATTTGGAAAAAGGTGATTTTGCAGGAAACCCTGCTGGTTTGCGTTGGAGCAAAGAGGAAGGCTCACCGGTAAAACTAACGCCTTCGGATGTCCCGAACACAGGTGAACCCCTTTACGATGTTGCAAAAAAATTGCCCGGATTGAAAGCTCCGGCAGTTTGGTTCCCGCATACGCTCGTGGGAATCTCTACATCGGATTTCAAAGAGGATGTTACCAATGGCGCATTCGGTCCATTCGCGGGGCAGATGTTTGTAGGCGATCAGGGACATAGCATTATCACACGTGTGGACTTGGAAAAGGTAAATGGCGTGTGGCAGGGAACGGTTTTCCCTTTCCGTGAAGGATTTATGTCGGGGATTTTACGGATGGAATGGGGCCTGGATGGTTCCATGTTCGTAGGGCAGACAAGCCGTGGCTGGTCTGCAACGGGTAAGCAGGAATTCGGCATTCAGCGCCTGGTTTGGACGGGTAAGATGCCATTTGAAATGAAGAATGTGCATTCTATGCCCGACGGTTTTGAGATTACATTTACAAGCCCGGTTGACAAAAAAGCCGCTGCCGATCAGGATGCCTACAAATTGAACAGCTTTACTTACAAATATCACCAAACCTACGGTAGCCCGATCATTAACACGCAGGAAGTGCCTTTGAAAGGAATTGTGGTTTCCGAGGATGGTCTCAAAGTGCGTTTGGTACTGGATCCGGCCTTGCTTCGCAAGGGCTATATTCACGAGATCAAGGCGGACGGAGTGAAAGGTGCCGATGGAAATCCATTGCTCCATGCAACCGGTTACTATACATTGAATGAGATCGCATCGGGCAATCCGGTGAGTGCTTCGGCTTTCACGACTACGGTTAAAGCTGCCGCCGTTGATCACAGTGCCCACGCGGCCGCTGCCAGTGCCGAACCTGCCAATTCAGCCCCTTCCGCAAAACGCGTTGTTGATATGCCTGCGAGCTGGACGAATGGTCCTGATCAGACGATCACGATCGGAACCGTTCCGGGTTTGAAATTCGATATTTCCGAAATTCAGGTGAAAGCGGGAAGCCGTGTAAAAATTGTTTTCAATAACAATGATGATATGCTTCACAACCTGGTGATCACCAAGCCTGGAACTGCTAATGCGGTCGGTGAGGCGGGGCTTAACCTCGGTTTGAAAGGTTCAGAAATGAATTATGTGCCTAAGTCTAATGATGTATTATTCCATAGCAACATTGTGGAGCCCGAAAAATCGGAGAGCATCTATTTCGTGGCGCCTAAGCAAGCTGGAACGTATCAGTATGTGTGCACATTCCCGGGACATTATACTTTAATGCAGGGTAAACTGAAAGTTACCAAATAG
- a CDS encoding RNA polymerase sigma factor: MNVQLWQRFKAGDSAALGQLAQFHYRALYNYSTKFSADPDFIRDSIQELYLELWERREHLSETAFVKSYLMKALRHKLIKESIRLKRFQEPKEFFDLDQEDAPIETQIIADEKSNFQSSHLKSIITLLSKRQQEIIYLRFYQNLDHEDIANIMGLGRQSVSNLLHRTLKEIRQIWAPAEFMWALFLLSALS; this comes from the coding sequence ATGAATGTCCAGCTTTGGCAGCGTTTCAAAGCTGGTGACTCGGCTGCATTAGGCCAGCTCGCACAGTTCCACTACCGGGCACTATACAACTATTCAACCAAATTTTCCGCGGACCCGGACTTCATACGCGATTCCATCCAGGAGCTCTATCTTGAATTATGGGAGCGCCGCGAACATCTTTCCGAAACCGCGTTTGTCAAATCGTATCTGATGAAAGCATTGAGGCACAAGCTCATAAAGGAAAGCATTCGCTTAAAACGCTTTCAGGAACCAAAGGAGTTTTTTGATCTCGACCAGGAAGACGCACCTATCGAAACACAGATCATTGCGGACGAAAAATCAAACTTCCAGTCCAGCCACCTCAAAAGCATCATTACGCTGCTCTCTAAACGACAACAGGAAATCATTTACCTGCGCTTTTATCAGAATCTTGATCACGAAGACATCGCGAACATCATGGGCTTGGGACGCCAAAGTGTTTCCAACCTGCTGCATCGCACATTAAAGGAGATCCGCCAGATATGGGCACCCGCAGAATTCATGTGGGCATTATTTCTTCTTTCTGCCCTTTCTTAA
- a CDS encoding FecR family protein, translating to MDYRYYTAEELATDDLFREWVISPTPEVTSFWLKWIAENPEKSGEVGMARELVLTVYDMHNDQLTEEALQQEIEEITRLAGLQKQARGASIYPLLRQPAWRVAAIFLLVSALGLWLYKRERNTGSPAAAHVSAARETSMLERKNDGFRELTVLLSDNSIATLSPGSMIRYPKSFDASERKVILSGEAFFDVAKNPERPFLVYANETVTKVLGTSFRVKALDQENTVMVLVKTGRVSVYPKTAYETLQSKPEVNVSVIVLDPNQQAVFNRKENKLEKGVVINRQLLSELSVQKELIFDDKPVSDVFKALQDIYGIEISCNQEMLANCIISAQFSDENLKQRLNAICQAIGADYDMVDGKIVISGKGCNQ from the coding sequence ATGGATTACCGCTATTACACCGCCGAAGAACTGGCGACGGATGATTTGTTCCGCGAATGGGTGATCTCCCCAACACCGGAAGTCACGTCATTCTGGCTCAAATGGATAGCGGAAAACCCGGAAAAATCAGGCGAGGTGGGCATGGCGCGGGAACTGGTGCTAACGGTTTACGACATGCACAATGACCAACTTACGGAAGAAGCGCTCCAACAGGAAATTGAGGAGATCACCAGGCTTGCCGGGCTGCAAAAACAAGCCCGTGGTGCAAGCATTTATCCGTTGTTAAGGCAGCCCGCGTGGCGTGTTGCGGCTATTTTTCTGCTGGTGTCGGCGCTAGGGTTGTGGTTGTATAAACGGGAGCGTAATACAGGCTCACCCGCCGCCGCACACGTGAGTGCCGCCCGCGAAACGTCAATGCTCGAACGCAAAAATGACGGTTTTCGCGAATTGACGGTTCTTTTGAGCGATAACAGTATTGCTACATTGTCGCCGGGGAGCATGATCCGGTATCCGAAAAGCTTCGATGCCAGCGAGCGGAAGGTTATTTTGTCCGGGGAAGCATTCTTTGATGTAGCTAAAAACCCGGAGCGGCCATTTTTAGTATATGCCAATGAAACGGTCACCAAAGTGCTGGGAACAAGTTTCCGGGTGAAAGCGCTTGACCAGGAAAATACGGTGATGGTGCTGGTGAAAACCGGCCGAGTGTCTGTTTATCCCAAAACAGCATATGAAACGCTGCAAAGCAAGCCTGAGGTAAACGTGTCCGTTATCGTATTGGACCCCAATCAGCAGGCTGTTTTTAACAGGAAAGAGAACAAGCTTGAAAAAGGCGTTGTGATTAACCGTCAACTGCTGTCGGAACTGTCGGTTCAGAAGGAGCTGATTTTTGATGATAAACCGGTTTCTGATGTCTTCAAAGCTTTGCAGGATATCTATGGGATTGAAATCAGTTGCAACCAGGAAATGCTTGCCAACTGCATAATCAGCGCGCAATTCAGTGACGAAAATCTTAAACAAAGACTTAACGCCATCTGTCAGGCCATTGGAGCTGATTACGATATGGTTGACGGGAAAATTGTGATTAGCGGCAAAGGCTGCAACCAGTGA